The proteins below come from a single Drosophila kikkawai strain 14028-0561.14 chromosome 3R, DkikHiC1v2, whole genome shotgun sequence genomic window:
- the LOC108077748 gene encoding transmembrane protein 245 isoform X2, producing the protein MNRSEPIPIRRDRSFDSVLNRLLRMRSQNHESFRAAMYNFLIAAGVGAFVAVCFILGPFVRPLLWAFLMGAVLFPFKRRLAESVNNWFQRLEERDCNVLVSICLSPLEATEHCGRLLIGWLCEHWQLLLAGCGVAGCIKLLVLYAPKGFLLALWHWITFSHGLFVQIIGYLNVYVLIALVLVYLTCVHFFWKPENSAHFVIAGQSMWIAIAGYLSSFLGALQVPVFLLVMAYVTASTAYHLQTREESGSYLDRLQKLFDKNDFERSLSNFSICGKLGSEPPLSPQSEVEDISLSDTVDSTDTFDAKNGAEIEGHQSDTFFKLLFYACLGTFLYRNVWMFILAAIPILLHLIYTVGVYTGITQFACSKINEVYQALRSWAIEHHSAVLPLCLPGVLELNYKINTIVRDSLKSSVESVTSILMIILMLLIIVFLSVFFCVNIYSETIEVAYLGKDLINKTITDRPELIDILPANMQASIDDALDNAHHYGRRKIETYIDDWLADADKVHATKLKEQILDVWDRLIQYWIDFSKADTSYGPRVPTDALKSTFGEIVDNPELVLVAKQGIIGWAQSNTQTILEVAESLWHIIRTNLSMIMGVTGEILSLVLSGGQACIEFILDMIVFFTALFYLLSSSQEKYAPLQITKYLGYSSSGIKIADALENSITVVLVSMFKCSTFTGLFTWLVHTVFGARIVFLPSALAAMLAAAPFLGSYWCAVPAFLELWLAQDRFYAGLILFLLQFFVPSSFETAIYADLKGGGHPYLNGLAIAGGMYWIGWQGAIFGPLMLCFFIGLFEVATLAMRSHQETRNSTDEETRTTLPVNESRINDIPDAKEKPVKTNDEKSMTGGKPVELKIVTKTKTFHLLNAKENQ; encoded by the exons ATGAACCGCTCAGAACCGATTCCCATTCGGCGAGATCGCTCCTTCGACAGCGTTCTCAACCGTCTGCTACGTATGCGTTCCCAGAACCATGAAAGCTTCCGTGCTGCCATGTACAACTTTCTGATCGCCGCCGGCGTGGGAGCCTTTGTAGCCGTCTGCTTCATTCTGGGACCCTTTGTGCGCCCGCTTCTCTGGGCCTTCCTCATGGGCGCGGTCCTCTTCCCATTCAAGCGGCGGCTGGCGGAGAGCGTGAATAACTGGTTCCAGCGCCTGGAGGAGCGTGACTGTAACGTGTTGGTCTCTATTTGCCTTTCGCCATTGGAGGCCACGGAGCACTGCGGTCGGCTGCTGATCGGATGGCTTTGCGAGCACTGGCAGTTGCTCCTGGCCGGATGCGGAGTGGCCGGGTGCATTAAGCTGCTGGTGCTATACGCTCCAAAGGGTTTCCTGCTGGCCCTGTGGCACTGGATAACCTTCTCGCACGGGCTGTTTGTTCAAATAATTGGATACCTCAACGTCTATGTG CTAATCGCCCTGGTGCTGGTCTATCTAACGTGCGTTCATTTCTTTTGGAAGCCGGAGAACAGTGCTCACTTTGTCATTGCTGGACAGTCAATGTGGATTGCGATTGCTGGCTATCTGAGCAGCTTTTTGGGTGCCCTCCAGGTGCCCGTTTTCCTCCTAGTCATGGCGTATGTCACTGCATCTACGGCATACCATCTTCAAACAAGGGAAGAGTCTGGATCCTACCTAGATCGCCTGCAAAAATTGTTCGACAAAAACGATTTCGAACGTTCCTTGAGTAACTTTAGCATTTGTGGGAAGCTAGGTAGCGAGCCCCCACTTAGTCCACAGTCGGAGGTGGAGGACATTTCGCTTAGTGACACCGTCGACTCTACGGATACGTTTGATGCGAAGAACGGAGCCGAGATTGAGGGCCACCAGAGTGATACATTCTTTAAACTTTTGTTTTACGCCTGCCTGGGCACGTTCCTGTATCGCAACGTTTGGATGTTCATCCTGGCAGCCATTCCCATTCTGCTTCACCTGATTTACACGGTGGGCGTTTATACGGGGATCACCCAGTTTGCCTGCAGCAAGATCAACGAAGTATACCAGGCGCTGCGG TCGTGGGCTATCGAACATCATTCCGCCGTGCTGCCGCTGTGCCTTCCTGGTGTCCTGGAGCTGAACTACAAGATCAATACGATCGTGCGAGATTCACTGAAGTCCTCTGTGGAGTCGGTCACTTCTATTCTCATGATCATTCTCATGCTGCTCATCATAGTGTTCCTAAGCGTATTCTTCTGCGTGAACATCTACTCGGAGACGATCGAGGTGGCCTATTTGGGCAAGGATCTAATTAACAAGACGATCACAGATCGGCCTGAGCTAATTGATATCTTGCCCGCCAACATGCAGGCGTCCATTGATGATGCGCTAGATAATGCGCACCATTATGGTCGCCGTAAGATCGAGACATATATTGACGACTGGCTGGCGGACGCGGACAAGGTGCACGCCACTAAGCTGAAGGAGCAGATCCTCGATGTCTGGGATAGGCTCATTCAGTACTGGATTGATTTCAGCAAGGCGGATACCTCTTACGGTCCACGGGTTCCAACGGACGCCCTGAAGAGCACCTTTGGCGAGATCGTCGACAATCCAG AGCTAGTTTTAGTGGCGAAACAGGGCATCATCGGCTGGGCGCAGAGCAACACGCAGACGATACTGGAGGTTGCCGAATCCTTGTGGCATATAATACGCACCAATCTGTCGATGATTATGGGCGTGACTGGCGAAATTCTGTCTCTGGTGCTTTCCGGCGGACAGGCGTGCATTGAGTTTATTTTAGATAtg ATTGTCTTCTTTACGGCCCTTTTCTATCTGCTTTCGAGCAGCCAGGAGAAGTATGCTCCGCTGCAGATTACCAAGTACTTGGGGTACTCCAGTTCGGGCATCAAGATCGCCGATGCCCTTGAGAACTCCATTACGGTGGTCCTAGTCTCAATGTTCAAGTGTTCGACGTTTACCGGCCTGTTCACTTGGCTGGTGCACACGGTTTTTGGAGCACGGATAGTTTTCCTGCCGTCCGCTTTGGCTGCCATGCTGGCAGCGGCTCCCTTCTTGGGAAGCTATTGGTGCGCCGTTCCTGCTTTCCTAGAGCTCTGGCTAGCCCAGGATCGCTTCTATGCCGGACTGATACTATTCCTGCTGCAGTTCTTTGTGCCGTCATCTTTTGAGACGGCCATATATGCGGACCTCAAGGG tgGTGGCCATCCCTACTTGAATGGCCTGGCCATCGCCGGCGGTATGTACTGGATCGGCTGGCAGGGTGCCATTTTCGGACCACTGATGCTTTGCTTTTTCATTGGCCTCTTTGAGGTGGCCACTTTGGCGATGCGCAGCCATCAAGAAACCAG GAACAGCACAGATGAGGAAACGCGGACCAC CTTACCCGTCAACGAATCACGAATTAACGACATCCCAGATGCAAAGGAAAAACCAGTAAAAACGAACGACGAAAAGTCAATGACCGGGGGAAAACCTGTTGAGCTGAAAATTgtaacaaaaaccaaaaccttTCACCTGTTGAATGCCAAAGAAAaccaataa
- the PIG-H gene encoding phosphatidylinositol N-acetylglucosaminyltransferase subunit H has translation MAHKEMTIHRYYSRKAKYAGYAEADLELCIRHCGGDVVRIELVNRLHGTELRRQLRRLLLLVFLATAYFVGVCGLWSRNIGLWQPRIIYPLVTWALVAILMLRSTLNLVHIERLFYSWDMALQTETVRSFGRQSVLCVQRGQIHDIVLNEVIEDLDVKYMLILRTKGSLFKKSPVIPLFNSQSPSFECLQHIHRVLHGYWLNSTKDRSEQSYNQDKLAVVAS, from the exons ACTACAGCCGGAAAGCCAAATATGCCGGTTACGCGGAGGCGGATCTGGAGCTGTGCATTAGGCACTGCGGCGGGGACGTGGTGCGCATTGAATTGGTGAACCGGCTGCATGGCACCGAGCTTCGGAGGCAGTTACGCAGGTTACTGCTTCTAGTGTTCCTGGCCACCGCCTACTTTGTGGGAGTTTGCGGTCTTTGGAGCCGGAACATTGGTCTCTGGCAGCCCCGCATTATTTATCCCCTTGTTACCTGGGCTTTGGTAGCAATTCTAATGCTCCGCTCCACTCTAAACCTGGTGCACATTGAGCGGCTCTTTTACAGCTGGGACATGGCGTTGCAAACGGAGACGGTGCGATCATTCGGGAGGCAATCGGTGCTCTGCGTCCAGCGGGGGCAGATCCATGACATAGTGCTGAACGAAGTAATAGAAGAT TTGGATGTGAAGTACATGTTAATTTTACGGACTAAAGGAAGTCTGTTCAAGAAGAGTCCTGTAATACCATTATTCAAC AGCCAATCCCCCTCGTTCGAGTGCCTCCAGCACATCCATAGGGTGCTACATGGTTACTGGCTGAATAGTACCAAGGATCGATCGGAACAGTCCTACAACCAGGACAAGTTAGCCGTGGTGGCCTCGTAG
- the Kmn2 gene encoding uncharacterized protein Kmn2, which produces MPDLTVQQVLELRDILQSYNSHKDTYMDLYRKIVKKHYTTELNNLVNSEFNILDTELHVPKIPPLSVKPEDYTPMFQLSKLEEVYEATTANLSWL; this is translated from the exons ATGCCAG ATTTAACCGTACAGCAAGTGCTTGAGCTGCGCGACATCCTGCAATCTTACAACAGCCACAAGGATACCTACATGGACCTCTATCGCAAAATCGTTAAAAAACACTACACAACAGAGCTAAACAACTTG GTAAATAGCGAATTCAACATTTTAGATACAGAGCTACACGTTCCCAAGATACCGCCACTCTCCGTTAAGCCGGAAGATTACACACCCATGTTTCAG CTCAGCAAATTGGAAGAAGTCTACGAGGCCACCACGGCTAACTTGTCCTGGTTGTAG
- the LOC108077748 gene encoding transmembrane protein 245 isoform X3 — translation MNRSEPIPIRRDRSFDSVLNRLLRMRSQNHESFRAAMYNFLIAAGVGAFVAVCFILGPFVRPLLWAFLMGAVLFPFKRRLAESVNNWFQRLEERDCNVLVSICLSPLEATEHCGRLLIGWLCEHWQLLLAGCGVAGCIKLLVLYAPKGFLLALWHWITFSHGLFVQIIGYLNVYVLIALVLVYLTCVHFFWKPENSAHFVIAGQSMWIAIAGYLSSFLGALQVPVFLLVMAYVTASTAYHLQTREESGSYLDRLQKLFDKNDFERSLSNFSICGKLGSEPPLSPQSEVEDISLSDTVDSTDTFDAKNGAEIEGHQSDTFFKLLFYACLGTFLYRNVWMFILAAIPILLHLIYTVGVYTGITQFACSKINEVYQALRSWAIEHHSAVLPLCLPGVLELNYKINTIVRDSLKSSVESVTSILMIILMLLIIVFLSVFFCVNIYSETIEVAYLGKDLINKTITDRPELIDILPANMQASIDDALDNAHHYGRRKIETYIDDWLADADKVHATKLKEQILDVWDRLIQYWIDFSKADTSYGPRVPTDALKSTFGEIVDNPVAKQGIIGWAQSNTQTILEVAESLWHIIRTNLSMIMGVTGEILSLVLSGGQACIEFILDMIVFFTALFYLLSSSQEKYAPLQITKYLGYSSSGIKIADALENSITVVLVSMFKCSTFTGLFTWLVHTVFGARIVFLPSALAAMLAAAPFLGSYWCAVPAFLELWLAQDRFYAGLILFLLQFFVPSSFETAIYADLKGGGHPYLNGLAIAGGMYWIGWQGAIFGPLMLCFFIGLFEVATLAMRSHQETRNSTDEETRTTLPVNESRINDIPDAKEKPVKTNDEKSMTGGKPVELKIVTKTKTFHLLNAKENQ, via the exons ATGAACCGCTCAGAACCGATTCCCATTCGGCGAGATCGCTCCTTCGACAGCGTTCTCAACCGTCTGCTACGTATGCGTTCCCAGAACCATGAAAGCTTCCGTGCTGCCATGTACAACTTTCTGATCGCCGCCGGCGTGGGAGCCTTTGTAGCCGTCTGCTTCATTCTGGGACCCTTTGTGCGCCCGCTTCTCTGGGCCTTCCTCATGGGCGCGGTCCTCTTCCCATTCAAGCGGCGGCTGGCGGAGAGCGTGAATAACTGGTTCCAGCGCCTGGAGGAGCGTGACTGTAACGTGTTGGTCTCTATTTGCCTTTCGCCATTGGAGGCCACGGAGCACTGCGGTCGGCTGCTGATCGGATGGCTTTGCGAGCACTGGCAGTTGCTCCTGGCCGGATGCGGAGTGGCCGGGTGCATTAAGCTGCTGGTGCTATACGCTCCAAAGGGTTTCCTGCTGGCCCTGTGGCACTGGATAACCTTCTCGCACGGGCTGTTTGTTCAAATAATTGGATACCTCAACGTCTATGTG CTAATCGCCCTGGTGCTGGTCTATCTAACGTGCGTTCATTTCTTTTGGAAGCCGGAGAACAGTGCTCACTTTGTCATTGCTGGACAGTCAATGTGGATTGCGATTGCTGGCTATCTGAGCAGCTTTTTGGGTGCCCTCCAGGTGCCCGTTTTCCTCCTAGTCATGGCGTATGTCACTGCATCTACGGCATACCATCTTCAAACAAGGGAAGAGTCTGGATCCTACCTAGATCGCCTGCAAAAATTGTTCGACAAAAACGATTTCGAACGTTCCTTGAGTAACTTTAGCATTTGTGGGAAGCTAGGTAGCGAGCCCCCACTTAGTCCACAGTCGGAGGTGGAGGACATTTCGCTTAGTGACACCGTCGACTCTACGGATACGTTTGATGCGAAGAACGGAGCCGAGATTGAGGGCCACCAGAGTGATACATTCTTTAAACTTTTGTTTTACGCCTGCCTGGGCACGTTCCTGTATCGCAACGTTTGGATGTTCATCCTGGCAGCCATTCCCATTCTGCTTCACCTGATTTACACGGTGGGCGTTTATACGGGGATCACCCAGTTTGCCTGCAGCAAGATCAACGAAGTATACCAGGCGCTGCGG TCGTGGGCTATCGAACATCATTCCGCCGTGCTGCCGCTGTGCCTTCCTGGTGTCCTGGAGCTGAACTACAAGATCAATACGATCGTGCGAGATTCACTGAAGTCCTCTGTGGAGTCGGTCACTTCTATTCTCATGATCATTCTCATGCTGCTCATCATAGTGTTCCTAAGCGTATTCTTCTGCGTGAACATCTACTCGGAGACGATCGAGGTGGCCTATTTGGGCAAGGATCTAATTAACAAGACGATCACAGATCGGCCTGAGCTAATTGATATCTTGCCCGCCAACATGCAGGCGTCCATTGATGATGCGCTAGATAATGCGCACCATTATGGTCGCCGTAAGATCGAGACATATATTGACGACTGGCTGGCGGACGCGGACAAGGTGCACGCCACTAAGCTGAAGGAGCAGATCCTCGATGTCTGGGATAGGCTCATTCAGTACTGGATTGATTTCAGCAAGGCGGATACCTCTTACGGTCCACGGGTTCCAACGGACGCCCTGAAGAGCACCTTTGGCGAGATCGTCGACAATCCAG TGGCGAAACAGGGCATCATCGGCTGGGCGCAGAGCAACACGCAGACGATACTGGAGGTTGCCGAATCCTTGTGGCATATAATACGCACCAATCTGTCGATGATTATGGGCGTGACTGGCGAAATTCTGTCTCTGGTGCTTTCCGGCGGACAGGCGTGCATTGAGTTTATTTTAGATAtg ATTGTCTTCTTTACGGCCCTTTTCTATCTGCTTTCGAGCAGCCAGGAGAAGTATGCTCCGCTGCAGATTACCAAGTACTTGGGGTACTCCAGTTCGGGCATCAAGATCGCCGATGCCCTTGAGAACTCCATTACGGTGGTCCTAGTCTCAATGTTCAAGTGTTCGACGTTTACCGGCCTGTTCACTTGGCTGGTGCACACGGTTTTTGGAGCACGGATAGTTTTCCTGCCGTCCGCTTTGGCTGCCATGCTGGCAGCGGCTCCCTTCTTGGGAAGCTATTGGTGCGCCGTTCCTGCTTTCCTAGAGCTCTGGCTAGCCCAGGATCGCTTCTATGCCGGACTGATACTATTCCTGCTGCAGTTCTTTGTGCCGTCATCTTTTGAGACGGCCATATATGCGGACCTCAAGGG tgGTGGCCATCCCTACTTGAATGGCCTGGCCATCGCCGGCGGTATGTACTGGATCGGCTGGCAGGGTGCCATTTTCGGACCACTGATGCTTTGCTTTTTCATTGGCCTCTTTGAGGTGGCCACTTTGGCGATGCGCAGCCATCAAGAAACCAG GAACAGCACAGATGAGGAAACGCGGACCAC CTTACCCGTCAACGAATCACGAATTAACGACATCCCAGATGCAAAGGAAAAACCAGTAAAAACGAACGACGAAAAGTCAATGACCGGGGGAAAACCTGTTGAGCTGAAAATTgtaacaaaaaccaaaaccttTCACCTGTTGAATGCCAAAGAAAaccaataa
- the LOC108077748 gene encoding transmembrane protein 245 isoform X1: MNRSEPIPIRRDRSFDSVLNRLLRMRSQNHESFRAAMYNFLIAAGVGAFVAVCFILGPFVRPLLWAFLMGAVLFPFKRRLAESVNNWFQRLEERDCNVLVSICLSPLEATEHCGRLLIGWLCEHWQLLLAGCGVAGCIKLLVLYAPKGFLLALWHWITFSHGLFVQIIGYLNVYVLIALVLVYLTCVHFFWKPENSAHFVIAGQSMWIAIAGYLSSFLGALQVPVFLLVMAYVTASTAYHLQTREESGSYLDRLQKLFDKNDFERSLSNFSICGKLGSEPPLSPQSEVEDISLSDTVDSTDTFDAKNGAEIEGHQSDTFFKLLFYACLGTFLYRNVWMFILAAIPILLHLIYTVGVYTGITQFACSKINEVYQALRSWAIEHHSAVLPLCLPGVLELNYKINTIVRDSLKSSVESVTSILMIILMLLIIVFLSVFFCVNIYSETIEVAYLGKDLINKTITDRPELIDILPANMQASIDDALDNAHHYGRRKIETYIDDWLADADKVHATKLKEQILDVWDRLIQYWIDFSKADTSYGPRVPTDALKSTFGEIVDNPGHFKELVLVAKQGIIGWAQSNTQTILEVAESLWHIIRTNLSMIMGVTGEILSLVLSGGQACIEFILDMIVFFTALFYLLSSSQEKYAPLQITKYLGYSSSGIKIADALENSITVVLVSMFKCSTFTGLFTWLVHTVFGARIVFLPSALAAMLAAAPFLGSYWCAVPAFLELWLAQDRFYAGLILFLLQFFVPSSFETAIYADLKGGGHPYLNGLAIAGGMYWIGWQGAIFGPLMLCFFIGLFEVATLAMRSHQETRNSTDEETRTTLPVNESRINDIPDAKEKPVKTNDEKSMTGGKPVELKIVTKTKTFHLLNAKENQ, from the exons ATGAACCGCTCAGAACCGATTCCCATTCGGCGAGATCGCTCCTTCGACAGCGTTCTCAACCGTCTGCTACGTATGCGTTCCCAGAACCATGAAAGCTTCCGTGCTGCCATGTACAACTTTCTGATCGCCGCCGGCGTGGGAGCCTTTGTAGCCGTCTGCTTCATTCTGGGACCCTTTGTGCGCCCGCTTCTCTGGGCCTTCCTCATGGGCGCGGTCCTCTTCCCATTCAAGCGGCGGCTGGCGGAGAGCGTGAATAACTGGTTCCAGCGCCTGGAGGAGCGTGACTGTAACGTGTTGGTCTCTATTTGCCTTTCGCCATTGGAGGCCACGGAGCACTGCGGTCGGCTGCTGATCGGATGGCTTTGCGAGCACTGGCAGTTGCTCCTGGCCGGATGCGGAGTGGCCGGGTGCATTAAGCTGCTGGTGCTATACGCTCCAAAGGGTTTCCTGCTGGCCCTGTGGCACTGGATAACCTTCTCGCACGGGCTGTTTGTTCAAATAATTGGATACCTCAACGTCTATGTG CTAATCGCCCTGGTGCTGGTCTATCTAACGTGCGTTCATTTCTTTTGGAAGCCGGAGAACAGTGCTCACTTTGTCATTGCTGGACAGTCAATGTGGATTGCGATTGCTGGCTATCTGAGCAGCTTTTTGGGTGCCCTCCAGGTGCCCGTTTTCCTCCTAGTCATGGCGTATGTCACTGCATCTACGGCATACCATCTTCAAACAAGGGAAGAGTCTGGATCCTACCTAGATCGCCTGCAAAAATTGTTCGACAAAAACGATTTCGAACGTTCCTTGAGTAACTTTAGCATTTGTGGGAAGCTAGGTAGCGAGCCCCCACTTAGTCCACAGTCGGAGGTGGAGGACATTTCGCTTAGTGACACCGTCGACTCTACGGATACGTTTGATGCGAAGAACGGAGCCGAGATTGAGGGCCACCAGAGTGATACATTCTTTAAACTTTTGTTTTACGCCTGCCTGGGCACGTTCCTGTATCGCAACGTTTGGATGTTCATCCTGGCAGCCATTCCCATTCTGCTTCACCTGATTTACACGGTGGGCGTTTATACGGGGATCACCCAGTTTGCCTGCAGCAAGATCAACGAAGTATACCAGGCGCTGCGG TCGTGGGCTATCGAACATCATTCCGCCGTGCTGCCGCTGTGCCTTCCTGGTGTCCTGGAGCTGAACTACAAGATCAATACGATCGTGCGAGATTCACTGAAGTCCTCTGTGGAGTCGGTCACTTCTATTCTCATGATCATTCTCATGCTGCTCATCATAGTGTTCCTAAGCGTATTCTTCTGCGTGAACATCTACTCGGAGACGATCGAGGTGGCCTATTTGGGCAAGGATCTAATTAACAAGACGATCACAGATCGGCCTGAGCTAATTGATATCTTGCCCGCCAACATGCAGGCGTCCATTGATGATGCGCTAGATAATGCGCACCATTATGGTCGCCGTAAGATCGAGACATATATTGACGACTGGCTGGCGGACGCGGACAAGGTGCACGCCACTAAGCTGAAGGAGCAGATCCTCGATGTCTGGGATAGGCTCATTCAGTACTGGATTGATTTCAGCAAGGCGGATACCTCTTACGGTCCACGGGTTCCAACGGACGCCCTGAAGAGCACCTTTGGCGAGATCGTCGACAATCCAG GACATTTTAAAGAGCTAGTTTTAGTGGCGAAACAGGGCATCATCGGCTGGGCGCAGAGCAACACGCAGACGATACTGGAGGTTGCCGAATCCTTGTGGCATATAATACGCACCAATCTGTCGATGATTATGGGCGTGACTGGCGAAATTCTGTCTCTGGTGCTTTCCGGCGGACAGGCGTGCATTGAGTTTATTTTAGATAtg ATTGTCTTCTTTACGGCCCTTTTCTATCTGCTTTCGAGCAGCCAGGAGAAGTATGCTCCGCTGCAGATTACCAAGTACTTGGGGTACTCCAGTTCGGGCATCAAGATCGCCGATGCCCTTGAGAACTCCATTACGGTGGTCCTAGTCTCAATGTTCAAGTGTTCGACGTTTACCGGCCTGTTCACTTGGCTGGTGCACACGGTTTTTGGAGCACGGATAGTTTTCCTGCCGTCCGCTTTGGCTGCCATGCTGGCAGCGGCTCCCTTCTTGGGAAGCTATTGGTGCGCCGTTCCTGCTTTCCTAGAGCTCTGGCTAGCCCAGGATCGCTTCTATGCCGGACTGATACTATTCCTGCTGCAGTTCTTTGTGCCGTCATCTTTTGAGACGGCCATATATGCGGACCTCAAGGG tgGTGGCCATCCCTACTTGAATGGCCTGGCCATCGCCGGCGGTATGTACTGGATCGGCTGGCAGGGTGCCATTTTCGGACCACTGATGCTTTGCTTTTTCATTGGCCTCTTTGAGGTGGCCACTTTGGCGATGCGCAGCCATCAAGAAACCAG GAACAGCACAGATGAGGAAACGCGGACCAC CTTACCCGTCAACGAATCACGAATTAACGACATCCCAGATGCAAAGGAAAAACCAGTAAAAACGAACGACGAAAAGTCAATGACCGGGGGAAAACCTGTTGAGCTGAAAATTgtaacaaaaaccaaaaccttTCACCTGTTGAATGCCAAAGAAAaccaataa